In one Nocardioides luteus genomic region, the following are encoded:
- a CDS encoding AraC family transcriptional regulator: MADAIGLLRPHTVIGPSLRAVGEWALSFDAFLHVRIGGLVRGECWLILDGREPVLLQEGDTFMLGNPPPYVLASSPDAGRRPEEAEAVWAGAEDGFVRIGPESEDDLYLCAGHIGFDEENAALLTNLLPTLVIVRAGDPHGARLAQLIEHLATEVGMVAAGGPLVQNHLAQVLLVHMLRAHAGQAGWARGWLGALNDDGIGAALRAVHSDLAHSWSLQELADISHMSRSAFAQAFKAHVGVPPLEYLINWRMSLARDALVRDTLSISDLARATGYQSESAFSTAFRRVVGSSPSKFRAEARRRAVSGTRQPA; this comes from the coding sequence GTGGCTGACGCGATCGGACTGCTCAGGCCCCACACGGTGATCGGCCCCAGCCTTCGGGCCGTCGGTGAGTGGGCGTTGAGCTTCGACGCGTTCCTGCACGTGCGGATCGGCGGCCTCGTACGCGGCGAGTGCTGGCTGATCCTCGACGGGCGCGAGCCGGTGCTCCTGCAGGAAGGTGACACCTTCATGCTGGGCAACCCGCCACCGTACGTCCTGGCGAGCTCGCCCGACGCCGGCCGGCGACCAGAGGAGGCGGAGGCGGTGTGGGCGGGCGCCGAGGACGGGTTCGTCCGGATCGGTCCGGAGTCCGAGGACGATCTCTACCTCTGCGCCGGACACATCGGGTTCGACGAGGAGAACGCGGCCCTGCTGACCAATCTCCTCCCGACGCTCGTGATCGTCCGGGCGGGCGATCCTCATGGAGCGCGGCTCGCGCAGCTGATCGAGCACCTGGCCACCGAGGTGGGGATGGTCGCCGCCGGCGGACCGCTGGTGCAGAACCACCTCGCGCAGGTCCTGCTCGTGCACATGCTGCGCGCTCACGCCGGTCAGGCCGGCTGGGCCCGTGGCTGGCTGGGCGCCCTGAACGACGACGGCATCGGGGCCGCCCTGCGCGCCGTACACTCGGACCTGGCCCACTCCTGGAGCCTTCAGGAGCTCGCCGACATCAGCCACATGTCGCGCTCCGCGTTCGCCCAGGCATTCAAGGCGCACGTCGGGGTTCCGCCCTTGGAGTACCTCATCAACTGGCGCATGAGCCTGGCTCGCGACGCCCTCGTTCGCGACACACTGTCGATCTCCGACCTCGCACGAGCCACCGGCTACCAGTCGGAGAGTGCGTTCAGCACCGCGTTCCGCCGCGTGGTCGGCTCATCGCCCTCCAAGTTCCGTGCCGAGGCCCGCCGGCGCGCAGTCAGCGGTACGCGCCAACCCGCCTGA
- a CDS encoding serine/threonine-protein kinase, with protein MTLPQTLGRLRQVKPLGSGGFAEVWLYHDPDLDSPVAVKVLSAQWTQAADIRERFLQEARFLRSVDSSHVVSVHDIGETPEGAPYFVMAYADAGSVAELIAQHPQGMPPQLVADLVAQAASGLDALHVRSVIHRDVKPANILLAGGSDGRLRAMVADLGVARALDQHTEVTRQIGTPAYMAPEQFDETLPIDHRADVRSLGAVAWAMFAGRSPAPALTVASRVPELGSVAPVPATVSAVIMRALEPRAEDRWPDAGSFAAALTAAAEGRAVAVPPPADAQTVLRSPGPTPQPARRRRNVALVAAAVGAALVLGGAATWFVVRGGPAEVPADGGETAAGQPVSGAETAAVRFVDALQAGDCEAAGLYMPDLDDPAAWDCTDDANGGDGFYFHILEDLDAGGERRVEDLGDGLFRVVWVDQGYVNMQRQEDSLFKVQQVVCC; from the coding sequence GTGACCCTTCCCCAGACCCTCGGGCGCCTGCGCCAGGTCAAGCCCCTCGGTTCCGGCGGTTTCGCGGAAGTGTGGCTCTATCACGACCCGGATCTCGACTCGCCTGTCGCCGTGAAGGTGCTCAGTGCGCAGTGGACCCAGGCGGCCGACATCAGGGAGCGGTTCCTGCAGGAGGCCCGGTTCCTCCGGTCGGTCGACTCGAGCCACGTCGTGTCGGTGCATGACATCGGCGAGACTCCGGAGGGTGCGCCCTACTTCGTGATGGCGTACGCCGACGCGGGCAGCGTCGCGGAGCTGATCGCCCAGCACCCGCAGGGCATGCCGCCGCAGCTGGTGGCCGATCTGGTGGCCCAGGCCGCATCCGGTCTCGATGCGCTGCACGTGCGCTCGGTCATCCACCGCGACGTGAAGCCGGCCAACATCCTGCTGGCCGGCGGGTCCGACGGCAGGCTGCGTGCGATGGTCGCCGACCTCGGCGTCGCACGTGCCCTCGACCAGCACACCGAGGTGACCAGGCAGATCGGGACGCCCGCCTACATGGCGCCCGAGCAGTTCGACGAGACGCTGCCGATCGACCATCGTGCCGACGTACGCAGCCTGGGTGCTGTCGCGTGGGCGATGTTCGCCGGCCGCTCGCCCGCGCCGGCGCTGACGGTCGCCTCCCGGGTGCCCGAGCTCGGCTCGGTCGCGCCCGTGCCGGCCACGGTGTCGGCGGTGATCATGCGCGCCCTCGAGCCGCGGGCCGAGGACCGCTGGCCGGACGCGGGCAGCTTCGCCGCGGCACTCACCGCTGCCGCTGAGGGACGGGCGGTCGCCGTACCTCCTCCTGCGGATGCTCAGACCGTGCTCCGTTCGCCGGGTCCGACCCCGCAGCCGGCGCGTCGCCGGCGCAACGTCGCCCTCGTCGCGGCCGCCGTCGGTGCCGCGCTGGTGCTGGGCGGCGCCGCGACCTGGTTCGTGGTGCGTGGCGGCCCGGCCGAGGTGCCGGCCGACGGCGGGGAGACCGCTGCGGGGCAGCCGGTCAGCGGAGCGGAGACCGCGGCCGTACGGTTCGTCGACGCGCTCCAGGCCGGTGACTGCGAGGCCGCGGGTCTCTACATGCCCGACCTTGACGACCCGGCCGCCTGGGACTGCACCGATGACGCCAACGGTGGCGACGGCTTCTACTTCCACATCCTCGAAGACCTCGACGCCGGCGGTGAGAGGCGGGTCGAGGACCTCGGGGACGGGCTCTTCCGAGTGGTCTGGGTCGATCAGGGCTACGTCAACATGCAGCGCCAGGAGGACAGCCTGTTCAAGGTGCAGCAGGTCGTCTGCTGCTAG
- a CDS encoding anthrone oxygenase family protein, whose translation MSEVLLTSARLLNGVTAGIYIAFLVAFMPALHGQPDEVYARVMNRLNAVIVNPAFLAFFLGAPLFALILLGWHRTPLSVTAACLAVAAVVITFAANLPLNDALANGGTVAAFERPWLIFHTLRTLTATSAFVLLSLPAVART comes from the coding sequence ATGAGCGAGGTCCTGCTCACGAGCGCGAGGCTGCTCAACGGCGTCACCGCCGGGATCTACATCGCCTTCCTCGTCGCGTTCATGCCCGCGCTGCACGGCCAGCCCGACGAGGTCTACGCACGGGTCATGAACCGGCTCAACGCGGTCATCGTCAACCCGGCATTCCTGGCCTTCTTCCTCGGTGCCCCGCTCTTCGCCCTGATCCTCCTCGGCTGGCACCGGACGCCGCTCTCCGTCACCGCCGCCTGCCTGGCCGTCGCCGCCGTCGTCATCACCTTCGCAGCGAACCTGCCGCTGAACGACGCCCTGGCGAACGGCGGCACCGTGGCCGCGTTCGAGAGGCCGTGGCTGATCTTCCACACCCTGCGAACCCTCACCGCCACCAGCGCCTTCGTCCTGCTCAGCCTGCCCGCGGTCGCCCGGACCTAG
- a CDS encoding NAD(P)H-binding protein: protein MTTLITGATGKTGQRVVHRLRALDHDVRGVTRHSTPRFDWHDRTTWAEAVAGCESAYLTFQPDLGLPDADEIIGAFAAEAVAAGCTRLVLLSGRGEDGAERAEKAMMASGADWTILRSAFFLQNFTEGVFTNELAAGSLTMVEHTAAEPFVDVDDIAAVAVAALLDPGYVGRVLDLTGPRLVTFEEAAQAIGGPTVTYRSVPTEDYIATLIAAGLPAADAAGLAYLFEEVLDGRNAYVTRDVESVLGRPARSVDDLHRGERR from the coding sequence ATGACAACTCTCATCACCGGCGCCACCGGCAAGACCGGCCAGCGCGTCGTCCACCGTCTCCGAGCCCTCGACCACGACGTACGCGGCGTCACCCGACACTCCACCCCGCGGTTCGACTGGCACGACCGGACCACCTGGGCCGAGGCCGTCGCCGGCTGCGAGTCGGCCTACCTGACCTTCCAGCCCGATCTCGGCCTGCCGGACGCGGACGAGATCATCGGCGCGTTCGCCGCCGAGGCGGTCGCCGCGGGCTGCACGCGGCTGGTGCTGCTCTCCGGTCGCGGCGAGGACGGTGCCGAGCGTGCCGAGAAGGCCATGATGGCCTCGGGCGCCGACTGGACGATCCTGCGCTCGGCCTTCTTCCTGCAGAACTTCACCGAGGGTGTGTTCACGAACGAGCTGGCCGCCGGGTCGCTCACCATGGTCGAGCACACCGCCGCCGAGCCGTTCGTCGACGTCGACGACATCGCCGCGGTCGCCGTCGCGGCCCTGCTCGACCCCGGCTACGTCGGCCGGGTCCTGGACCTCACCGGACCACGGCTGGTCACCTTCGAAGAGGCGGCCCAGGCCATCGGCGGGCCGACCGTCACCTACCGCTCCGTGCCGACCGAGGACTACATCGCGACTCTGATCGCGGCGGGGTTGCCGGCAGCGGACGCGGCCGGACTGGCGTACCTCTTCGAGGAGGTGCTCGACGGACGCAACGCCTACGTGACCCGCGACGTCGAGTCGGTCCTGGGCCGCCCTGCGCGAAGCGTCGACGATCTCCACAGGGGTGAGCGGCGATGA
- a CDS encoding AraC family transcriptional regulator, whose amino-acid sequence MSSLDLLLDGPRAQRAFLLKAVFAGEWSITTEDEAPLTVIAIARGDAVFTGGEGPQEVGAGDVIVCRGPAKYVVADSADRPTDIRILPGQVCIDPSGALLDEELALGVRTWGNSRSPDSTVMLIGTYERETSVGSLLLSRLPRSVVLRGFDTAVVDLLSTELARDEAGQTALLDRLLDVLVVKAVREVLSASPALPADDAVAAVLRAMEQHPELPWTVAGLGEQVGLSRAALARRFTEQVGEPPLAYLTRWRLALAADLLVGTDMTLSAIASRVGYASPFALSAAFKRLHGTSPATFRSRHAA is encoded by the coding sequence ATGTCGTCGCTGGATCTGCTGCTGGACGGTCCGCGGGCCCAGCGCGCGTTCCTGTTGAAGGCCGTGTTCGCCGGGGAGTGGTCGATCACGACCGAGGACGAGGCGCCGCTCACGGTCATCGCGATCGCGCGCGGCGACGCGGTCTTCACCGGCGGAGAGGGGCCGCAGGAGGTGGGCGCCGGCGACGTGATCGTGTGCCGCGGGCCGGCGAAGTACGTCGTCGCCGACTCGGCCGATCGCCCCACCGACATCCGGATCCTTCCCGGCCAGGTCTGCATCGACCCGAGCGGGGCGCTGCTGGACGAGGAGCTGGCGCTGGGCGTACGCACCTGGGGAAACAGCCGCTCGCCGGACTCGACCGTGATGCTGATCGGCACCTACGAGCGCGAGACGTCGGTCGGCTCGCTGCTGCTCTCCCGGCTGCCGAGGAGTGTGGTGCTGCGCGGCTTCGACACCGCCGTCGTGGACCTGCTGTCGACGGAGCTGGCGCGGGACGAGGCCGGCCAGACGGCCCTGCTCGACCGGCTGCTCGACGTACTCGTGGTCAAGGCGGTGCGTGAGGTGCTCTCCGCCTCCCCGGCTCTTCCCGCCGACGACGCGGTGGCCGCGGTGCTGCGCGCGATGGAACAGCACCCCGAGCTGCCCTGGACGGTGGCGGGCCTCGGCGAACAGGTCGGCCTCTCCCGCGCCGCCCTGGCCCGGCGCTTCACCGAGCAGGTCGGCGAGCCGCCGCTGGCGTACCTGACCCGGTGGCGGCTCGCCCTGGCCGCCGACCTGCTGGTCGGCACCGACATGACCCTGTCGGCGATCGCTTCCCGGGTCGGCTACGCCAGCCCGTTCGCCCTCAGCGCTGCCTTCAAGCGCCTCCACGGCACCTCGCCGGCCACCTTCCGGAGCCGCCACGCCGCCTGA
- a CDS encoding TerC family protein codes for MGAPTWVWLVTVVAIVGLLGFDYIFHVRKAHTPTLKEAATWSAIYVAIALLFGIGVLVFGGGTMGGEYFAGYITEKALSVDNLFVFLIIMTSFRVPREDQQKVLLFGITFSLIARTGFIFVGAALINTFAWVFYLFGLILLMTAGNMLKPDDDSHGENFVVRLARRLFHVSEHYDGDKLFTVEDGKRILTPMLLVMVAIGGTDILFALDSIPAIFGLTQNVYLVFTATAFSLLGLRQLYFLLDGLLDRLIFLSYGLAAILAFIGVKLILHALHENNIPFVNDGDPVHVVEISTGLSLSVILGVLVVTIVASLFSKRGRAKNAIANARRHAAAYLDSEYTADPAERERIHNALLAERDIIVALGPKYLQIAREETPLMELLERALASHSAAVDRGEATPAGPPKILREE; via the coding sequence ATGGGCGCACCGACATGGGTGTGGCTGGTCACCGTCGTCGCGATCGTCGGTCTGCTCGGGTTCGACTACATCTTCCACGTACGCAAGGCCCACACGCCGACGCTCAAGGAAGCGGCCACGTGGTCGGCGATCTACGTCGCGATCGCGCTGCTGTTCGGCATCGGCGTGCTGGTCTTCGGCGGCGGCACGATGGGCGGGGAGTACTTCGCCGGCTACATCACCGAGAAGGCGCTCTCGGTCGACAACCTGTTCGTCTTCCTGATCATCATGACCAGCTTCCGGGTGCCCCGCGAGGACCAGCAGAAGGTGCTCCTCTTCGGGATCACGTTCTCGCTGATCGCCCGCACCGGATTCATCTTCGTCGGCGCCGCGCTGATCAACACCTTCGCCTGGGTCTTCTACCTGTTCGGGCTGATCCTGCTGATGACGGCCGGCAACATGCTGAAGCCCGACGACGACTCCCACGGGGAGAACTTCGTCGTCCGGCTGGCCCGGCGGCTGTTCCACGTCAGCGAGCACTACGACGGCGACAAGCTCTTCACGGTCGAGGACGGCAAGCGCATCCTGACCCCGATGCTGCTCGTGATGGTGGCCATCGGCGGCACCGACATCCTCTTCGCCCTCGACTCCATCCCGGCGATCTTCGGCCTCACCCAGAACGTCTATCTCGTCTTCACCGCGACCGCGTTCTCGCTGCTGGGCCTGCGCCAGCTCTACTTCCTGCTCGACGGCCTGCTCGACCGGCTCATCTTCCTGTCCTACGGCCTGGCCGCGATCCTCGCCTTCATCGGCGTGAAGCTGATCCTGCACGCGCTCCACGAGAACAACATCCCGTTCGTCAACGACGGCGATCCCGTGCACGTCGTCGAGATCAGCACCGGCCTGTCCCTGAGCGTCATCCTCGGCGTACTCGTCGTCACCATCGTCGCCTCCCTCTTCAGCAAGCGCGGCCGCGCGAAGAACGCCATCGCCAACGCCCGCCGGCACGCCGCCGCCTACCTCGACTCGGAGTACACCGCCGACCCCGCCGAGCGCGAGCGCATCCACAACGCCCTCCTCGCCGAGCGCGACATCATCGTCGCCCTCGGCCCGAAGTACCTGCAGATCGCCCGCGAGGAGACCCCGCTCATGGAGCTGCTCGAACGCGCTCTCGCCAGTCATTCCGCCGCCGTGGACCGCGGCGAGGCCACTCCCGCGGGACCGCCGAAGATCCTCCGCGAGGAGTAG
- a CDS encoding TetR/AcrR family transcriptional regulator, translated as MTEVKAPRRRTNTRARLLAAAVDVFVERGARRVTVDDLVSAAGYTRGAFYSNFNTVDEVLLEAFKEESERLIEAVRTAVGEQTDAESSGSLIGAAFDAVGPMQDRWFVLQSEVVLQSLRDPDARDIISATFTTLSEQLVEVVGLALDRLDRTSTMPTDLLAQTLMGVFLHSLTMRTIHPDDPRADRLLDDALPQIIDGLSIPRTSA; from the coding sequence ATGACCGAGGTGAAGGCCCCCCGACGACGTACGAACACCCGCGCGCGACTGCTGGCCGCCGCCGTCGACGTCTTCGTCGAGCGGGGTGCGCGCCGGGTCACCGTCGACGACCTGGTCAGCGCCGCGGGCTACACACGGGGCGCCTTCTACTCCAACTTCAACACCGTCGACGAGGTGCTCCTCGAGGCGTTCAAGGAGGAGTCCGAGAGGCTGATCGAGGCCGTACGCACCGCCGTCGGCGAGCAGACCGACGCGGAGTCGAGCGGATCGCTGATCGGCGCCGCCTTCGACGCCGTCGGCCCCATGCAGGACCGCTGGTTCGTCCTGCAGAGCGAGGTCGTGCTGCAGAGCCTGCGCGACCCCGACGCGCGGGACATCATCTCGGCGACGTTCACGACGCTCAGCGAGCAGCTCGTCGAGGTCGTCGGGCTCGCCCTCGACCGCCTCGACCGCACGTCCACGATGCCGACGGACCTTCTCGCCCAGACGCTGATGGGTGTGTTCCTGCACAGCCTCACGATGCGTACGATCCACCCCGACGACCCTCGGGCCGACCGGCTTCTCGACGACGCGCTCCCGCAGATCATCGATGGGCTGTCCATCCCGAGGACCTCCGCCTAG
- a CDS encoding MMPL family transporter produces the protein MSSYLYRLGRLVARRAKTVLALWLLLAVLLGALTISLGGKLQDDFTIPGTESQQGLDALTQRFPEVSGTSAQLVFVAPEGEKIEDHRTEVREVLDAVEKVDHVATVTDPLAKDSRTVSDNGRDALATVQFDLDLDELPEGVTEDLEKAAELPSGSSLELHVGGDAYSVTGVHVSATEGIGVLIALLVLAITFGSLLAAGLPILTALLGVGIAMAGIFSVASVTDISATTPTLALMIGLAVGIDYALFVIARHRSQLAHGLEVEESIARAVATAGSAVIFAGVTVIIALCGLVVAGIPFLAVMGYAAASAVLVAVLVALTAVPALLALAGERLRPKPGSRAHRREAVAEGRPHATTLGARWVRLVTKVPVLTVVVSLLVIAVLAIPARDLALGLNDNGSADPGSAPRETYDLISRDFGPGYNAPLFVTADIIDTTDPIGVMDSLGKALGGYDGVQKVALATPNRTADLGLVVIYPTTEKSDPATAALVKEIRADSADLEKRFGIEDVRVTGQTAVAIDVSARLSGAILPFGAVVVGLSLILLTIVFRSIAVPLKATLGYVLSVAASFGVVAAVFEWGWGADLFNVAKVGPVIAFFPIILMGVLFGLAMDYEVFLVSRMREDFVHTGDARRSVDTGFAASARVVTAAAVIMIGVFAAFVPHGDPIVKPMALGLTVGVLVDAFLVRMTLVPAVLALLGRGAWWLPRWLDRRLPVLDIEGEALVHHLEHADYVAAHGEVAVRAHEVEVPGALAPLTLDLRPGGLGIVHGSDPVARSAALAAITGRLGFSGQLVVLDRLLPEEAGAVRARAALVDDVAAALRLGGARRVPALVAIDSPTTLDPGQLAALSALTSRGTTVLLGMPSLPAVPQVADALACAEPARALPALTDPAASAADLETVR, from the coding sequence ATGTCCTCCTACCTCTACCGGCTCGGCCGCCTGGTCGCGCGCCGCGCCAAGACCGTGCTGGCGCTCTGGCTCCTGCTCGCCGTGCTGCTGGGTGCGCTGACCATCTCGCTCGGCGGCAAGCTGCAGGACGACTTCACGATCCCGGGCACCGAGTCCCAGCAGGGGCTGGATGCGCTCACCCAGCGCTTCCCGGAGGTCTCCGGGACCTCGGCCCAGCTCGTCTTCGTCGCTCCCGAGGGCGAGAAGATCGAGGACCACCGCACGGAGGTCCGGGAGGTGCTCGACGCGGTCGAGAAGGTCGACCACGTCGCGACGGTCACCGATCCTCTGGCGAAGGACAGCAGGACGGTCAGCGACAACGGCCGGGACGCACTGGCGACCGTGCAGTTCGACCTCGACCTGGACGAGCTCCCGGAGGGCGTGACCGAGGATCTGGAGAAGGCCGCGGAGCTGCCGTCGGGATCGTCGCTGGAGCTGCACGTCGGCGGCGATGCGTACTCCGTCACCGGGGTGCACGTCAGCGCGACCGAGGGGATCGGGGTCCTCATCGCCCTGCTGGTCCTGGCGATCACGTTCGGGTCGCTGCTGGCCGCCGGTCTGCCGATCCTGACCGCGCTGCTCGGGGTCGGGATCGCGATGGCGGGGATCTTCTCGGTCGCCTCGGTCACCGACATCTCGGCGACCACCCCGACCCTCGCGCTGATGATCGGTCTCGCAGTCGGGATCGACTACGCGCTGTTCGTGATCGCCCGGCACCGCAGCCAGCTCGCTCACGGCCTGGAGGTGGAGGAGTCGATCGCCCGGGCGGTCGCCACCGCCGGCAGCGCGGTCATCTTCGCGGGTGTCACGGTCATCATCGCGCTGTGCGGCCTCGTCGTCGCGGGCATCCCGTTCCTCGCGGTCATGGGGTACGCAGCGGCCTCGGCCGTCCTGGTCGCCGTGCTCGTCGCGCTCACCGCCGTGCCGGCGCTGCTCGCGCTCGCGGGTGAGCGGCTCCGGCCGAAGCCCGGGTCTCGGGCCCACCGGCGTGAGGCTGTCGCGGAGGGACGGCCTCACGCCACCACTCTCGGGGCGCGCTGGGTGCGGCTGGTGACCAAGGTGCCGGTCCTCACCGTCGTGGTCTCGCTGCTGGTCATCGCCGTCCTGGCGATCCCGGCGCGCGATCTCGCACTGGGCCTCAACGACAACGGCAGCGCCGATCCGGGGTCGGCTCCGCGGGAGACGTACGACCTGATCAGCCGTGACTTCGGGCCCGGCTACAACGCGCCGCTGTTCGTGACCGCGGACATCATCGACACCACCGACCCGATCGGGGTGATGGACTCCCTGGGCAAGGCGCTGGGCGGCTATGACGGGGTGCAGAAGGTCGCGCTGGCCACGCCGAACCGGACCGCCGACCTCGGGCTCGTGGTGATCTACCCGACCACCGAGAAGAGCGACCCCGCGACCGCCGCGCTGGTCAAGGAGATCCGCGCGGACTCGGCCGACCTGGAGAAGCGGTTCGGGATCGAGGACGTCCGGGTCACCGGGCAGACCGCGGTCGCGATCGATGTGAGCGCGCGGCTCTCCGGGGCGATCCTGCCCTTCGGGGCCGTCGTCGTCGGGCTCTCCCTGATCCTGCTGACGATCGTGTTCCGCTCGATCGCGGTCCCGCTGAAGGCGACGCTGGGCTACGTGCTGTCGGTGGCGGCCTCGTTCGGAGTGGTCGCCGCGGTCTTCGAGTGGGGCTGGGGCGCCGACCTGTTCAACGTCGCCAAGGTCGGGCCGGTGATCGCGTTCTTCCCGATCATCCTGATGGGCGTGCTCTTCGGGCTCGCGATGGACTACGAGGTGTTCCTGGTCTCCCGGATGCGGGAGGACTTCGTACACACCGGCGACGCCCGACGCTCCGTGGACACCGGGTTCGCCGCCAGCGCCCGCGTCGTCACCGCCGCCGCGGTCATCATGATCGGCGTCTTCGCGGCCTTCGTGCCCCACGGCGACCCGATCGTGAAGCCGATGGCTCTCGGTCTGACCGTGGGTGTCCTGGTGGACGCGTTCCTGGTGCGGATGACGCTGGTGCCGGCGGTGCTCGCCCTGCTCGGGCGGGGTGCCTGGTGGCTGCCGCGCTGGCTGGACCGGCGGCTGCCGGTCCTCGACATCGAGGGTGAGGCGCTCGTCCACCACCTCGAGCACGCCGACTACGTCGCAGCTCACGGCGAGGTCGCGGTGCGGGCGCACGAGGTCGAGGTGCCGGGGGCGCTCGCGCCGCTCACGCTCGACCTTCGCCCGGGCGGGCTCGGGATCGTCCACGGGTCCGACCCGGTGGCGCGCTCCGCTGCGCTCGCCGCGATCACCGGGCGGCTCGGGTTCTCCGGGCAGCTGGTCGTGCTCGACCGGCTGCTGCCGGAGGAGGCGGGAGCCGTCCGCGCCCGGGCCGCGCTCGTCGACGACGTCGCGGCCGCGCTCCGGCTCGGGGGTGCGCGCCGTGTCCCGGCGCTGGTCGCGATCGACAGCCCCACCACGCTCGACCCCGGTCAGCTCGCGGCCCTGTCCGCGCTGACCTCGCGGGGCACGACGGTGCTGCTCGGCATGCCGTCGCTGCCCGCCGTACCGCAGGTCGCGGACGCCCTCGCGTGCGCCGAGCCTGCCCGCGCGCTTCCTGCGCTCACCGACCCCGCGGCTTCGGCCGCCGATCTGGAGACAGTCCGATGA